The segment agaaaatcattaaaaattgcacaaaaataattatgattcatactgtatatgtatggattcctcattgggtctatttttaagagaaataaatggcatggttatttgaattttttacagagagaaatttggttcatagtgcacaggggtcaaagtagccaaaccctgaaacagggaaggatttaactaataaactgtactaattggaccaaccaaaaattatataaaaaaattggtaagtagatatatgagtataaatttggggaaaatttacggatttggatttcgagttttataactcgagatatgaattatttagcaactatgacgcagttggacagcttgtctaaaaagtatgatataaattatctgaatttggttaagtgctcaaataagtttagtagtgccttgtgctcgactccggcaacggtctcgggtaaggggcgttacactatgagtttatattacaggggatttagcctggactggtaatcccgctgcaaggttgaggttcgcgggagtgtgctctctgaaatggaaatgtgcgcacatgaatatgatttgacggacccggaattgtaaactaaaagtgtacctctgaaaaatccatcgaaattccgataaattcaacgggataaatatggaaaaataacaagaaaatggaaatcatggtattgatgaacacatcaatcatggtatatattattggtacatggaaattattgtactaacttaaATGTTGAGCTTGtaaatgttagggtaataatgcattgaatggatataggaatgtttattgtattgtattgaaaatattaggtaagtataattcttgttacatgagcttactaagcacatagtgcttaccccatttccttttcctctgttttgtagtgttaagagctcggagatcggatttggtcggagacacatcacactatcaaccttagGACTTCagaatataaagaaactttattttagaaattaatggcatgtataagctattaaagtaaatgattctatgaaatgaatgtaaggtcagccaatggtatggctaacaaatcttggtttAGTTATGTGATAAGGTTATCTTAtaaaaatgcatgaatctatcttgaaaatatgttgaattggattggttgatttgaATTGATCTCGATATAATATTGCAGGGTATGTTAAATATCTGTAAAgggattatattgagttttccaaaaaaaaaaaattaattcgtaaactccggtaatacctcgtaccctattccagcaatgaatacgggtaggggttaTTACAGATGGTGTTGTGTTCggctttttttatttaaataacctaaataatttaattaagtactaaaatgattcatctttttaattaaacatcaaaataagttGAAATCTACAGTAAAAGTTAGTAGAGTCAAATTATATGGCGCCACCAACTTGCCACGTCAGCAGGgagcataaaaaaattaattttttggtggagccatgtaAAATAGCGTCACCTGTATAAATACGATGAAAATGCTACAAGTTCTAGAAAAATAGGGGACTTCAAAGCAATTTTCCATTTTCTGGTGGAGCCAACTTAAATGGCGTCACCACACACCcttcttttactttttttaataaaaattttaaaagaatttttataaaaatttatttaaaattttaaatgtttaaatattattaaaaatatatttaatatttaaaataatatttaatattttaaaaataatttcaaaatatatatttcaaatttaaaagtatatttttgaaattattttattttatttaaaaatatattttaaaaatatatttaaaatttaaaatttagaaaaattaatttcaaaacatattttaaaatatataagacatattttcaaaaaataatattcaaaatttaaaaataatttaaaaataatatttaaaattttaaaaatatatattataaaacatttcaaatatacatgtcaaaatttttaaaattaataacaaaaataaataaaataaataaacaaaataaaaatataaaactcaaaaaagacaaaagttaaataaaaagtacaaaaaaaaaagtaaaagaagGGTGTCAGGTGGTGGCTAAGTTGGCTCCACCAGAAAATAGAAAATTACTTTGAAGTCCtctatttttttagaatttgtagtatttttatgatatttatagAAGTGACGTCATTTTAAATGGCTccactaaaaaattaattttttattttctctgCTGACGTGGCAAGTTAGTCACGCCATATAATTTGACTCCACAAAATTTTACTGTAGATTTCAagtcattttaatatttaattaaaaaagtggatcattttaataattaattaaattatttgagttatttaaataaaaaagccTGTTCTAACACTAAGGTTTTGTTTGATAGAGAGAAAAAAAGATTAAAAAGGTGAAAATTTTAAGGGTTAGAAAAATAGAAagatagaaaatatataaatggaaagaagaaaaataaaatataattttgaattaaattagtaAGTCTTTCCCTCTAATTGTTGGTGGAAATTTTGCTTATCCAGGGTAGGTGCTGGCTGCGCTCCTATTTTCTTTTCAAAGCCCTTTAGTCTTCATATGTGAATCCCAAACATCGTCACTGCTCTCCTCAAACCTTTTGTCGTTTTCATTAAGTGCATGTTATAAATAACCAAGAACAAAATCCTTTCCAATCCAATATTTCAAATCCCTTTAATCTTCTTGATCAATAAAACACCCCACCCAGATTGTTAGTTTGCAATCCCATCAAATCATCTATCATCAATTGCCTAACGTTTCCTTTTTGGTTTATTGCCGTCTCCCATAAATCTAATCTAAGTtgttttaaagaaataaaatgagcTGGTGGTGGGCTGGTGCTATCGGAGCTGCTAAGGCAACTCTCTTTTTTCATTGGCTTGCTGGATTTCTGTTTACCCTTCACGAAATtgattctttttctttgttttaatttttgcagAAGAAATTTGAGGAAGATGAAGCACCGAAAAGCCTCAAGAGCGTTGGGCTGATCATTGGAGTCACCGGCATAGTTGGCAATAGCTTGGCTGAAATCCTCCCATTATCCGACACTCCCGGCGGCCCATGGAAAGTATACGGGGTGGCTCGTCGGCCCAGACCCAACTGGAACGTCGACCATCCAATCGAGTACATTCAATGCGATGTATCCGACCCGAATGATACCGAATCGAAGCTCTCTCAACTTACCGACGTCACCCATATCTTCTACGTCACCTGGACCAACCGAACATCCGAAGCCGAGAATTGTGAGATCAACGGTTCCATGCTTCGCAATGTTTTGCGTTCCGTGATCCCAAACGCTCCCAATCTCCGCCACATCTGTCTACAAACAGGAGTCAAACATTATCTTGGACCGTTCGAGTTGTTGGGTAAAATCCAACTGCATGAGTCGCCTTTCACTGAAGATTTACCGCGGTTGAATGCTCCCAATTTTTACTACCATCAAGAAGACATCCTCTTTGAAGAAATCGAGAAAAAAGAAGGATTAACCTGGTCGGTGCACCGACCCGCAGTCATATTCGGGTTTTCGCCTTACAGTTTAATGAACCTCGTTGGCAGTCTTTGCGTTTACACGGCCTTTTGCAAACACGAAGGCAAACCGTTATACTTTCCTGGGAGCAAAGCCGCTTGGAACTGTTATTTTGAAGTTTCGGATGCGGATTTGATTGCGGAGCAACATATATGGGCGGCGGTGGATCCGTATGCCGAAAACGAAGCCTTTAATGTGACTAATGGGGACGTTTTCAAGTGGAAGCATTTGTGGAGCGTTTTGGCAGAGCAATTTGGGATAGAAGAATTTGGGTTCGTGGAAGGGGAGAACCGGGGGTTGGAGGAGATGATGAAAGGGAAGGAAGGAGTTTGGGAAGAAATAGTGAAGGAGAACCAGTTGCAGAAGACGAGTTTGCAGGAGGTGGGAAATTGGTGGTTTACGGATGCGATACTTTCGGCTCCGTTGCAGTTGCCGCTGGTCAGTATGAATAAGAGCAAGGAGCATGGGTTTTTGGGGTTTAGGAATTCTCAGAATTCGTTTGTTACTTGGATTGATAAGATGAAGGCTTACAAGATTGTGCCTTGATCTCATTCAATCTCTTGTTCCAATTTGTCTCCTGGGTTTTCAGATGAAACTTTTGTTGTTGTAACTCTAAAATAAGCACATAAGGTAAGCTATTATGGCAGTGGCGTGGAACCGTAAGATGTTACACACTGGCTGACCTTCAAATGTTGTCTCCCTGTATTTGTTTATGATGCATTGTATTTTATCCTATTctaatattagaaatatacaataAAAACTTGTTCGATTTGACAAAAGCTTTGGCGGGAAATTTATTGTATGTCATGGTGAATTGTTTGTGTTTGTGGTGAGGCTGTAATTATTGATTAGTTCCCATTAAGTGATTACACATTTTATAATCTgcgtttttattatttacttggTTTTAGCTTTAAAGTTTTCAACTACACTTTCAGTTTTATTCTTACAATCTTAATTTGTTTGATGCTAAGTTTTATCCTCTTGCTTGCCTGCCCCTCGCCGATTTCCTCTTTTCTCACGCTGGAATTGATATGTCACTCGTCAACTTCTTTATTCTCTATGGACAGCGCCACCAAAACCGTCACCATAACCACTCAACAAACCGCCGAACCACGACTTTTACCTCTTTCTAACAAATGCTTGGATAACCGAAAAAACTAAACAGAAACTCAAACTAATTGTGTTCAAATGGTTAACCGAACTAAATTAGTATTAACTGAATTAATTGAACTTTTTAATCCTTTAACCGTTAATATAaccgaatttttaaaaaaattaattgaacaGTAATATTTCGATtaattgaattaatcaaaatttatatatatattttgttaaaacaagtataaaacatataaaataaacaaatctATAATGTTCATTTGACCAAAGAAACTGAACTTAACCAAACTAGTAATAGcctaatacataaaatatacaatattatttattaactttgattaattcgattaattacACAGTTTCGAATcgaattaaccgttaaccaaCCTTCGACCGAACTAAATTGATTAATGACCGATTAATCGAATTAGACCAATTCGACCGGCTAATTCAATTTTAACCAAAGTTTGAACACCCCTAACCCAAACTACCATGCTATAGAAACAGACAAAACCGTTGtaagaaaatttgaaagaaaaaaatgtttcaTTCATGGGCGAACCGGAATGGAAAGAAATTATAAGTAAAAATTACGCTCACCTCTGTAACAGTTAAATCCCCCTACTATTGTAATAATGCTAATTATTTATACgttaaaacataaatatttaaatatgtaaACCCGCTGTTTGGTGCAGGTATAATTCTAGTTTCAATTAAATTAGTCGAATAGAAATTTTTAATGTGTTAGAAATATTTTTTAGGGGGTTATATGTGGGATAATCATCTTTGGGTCAACAAAATTACTTTTTAGCTAGTaataaaatataactaataagGGTAATCTGAATATTGTATATTTAACTATTGTAGTATTCTGCTtgaactattatttttatattatttaggtTAAATTTACCCTTAAACGGTAGCAAATGTATATTTGTAAAGATTACTGTTTTGTTGTGGCTATGAGTTCTGGGTAAAAGACGACAAATTGCTATATCTTCGTCACTTGTCTTTATTCTTTTGGAGGAGACATACCAGACGTTAGGCATGGAACATGTGCAATCACAGGCAACAACTCTGATGGCCTGCAAAATTTAGCTTAGCAGGTACTtcgtgtgtgtgtgtatatatatatatatatattatggtaCTCCGTTCATATTCCAGGGAAAATAGAATAACCAGCAATTAAAAGGGTACAATTAAGGGAAAAAAAAGACATTAGTTGCTGCCTCttcattaattcattttcacctgTATTAAATACTATGTTGTAGTCAAATGTTAAAAcaaatattatatgtatatgtaaaTTGCATAGCATAAAGTCTcagtttaagaaaaaaaaaaggaataaggAAGTCATCATTCTTTCATCCAGAAGTCCTCTGAGCATTTTAGGACCCGGTACTAATATTCCTATAATTTACTTAGCTCCAGAGTCCAGAGGTTCCTTTGCTAATCTGTAGTAAATTGGTCATAATAAGTCATTCGCACTGAATACATTCATTATGTGAAATGTTGTGGCTGTGCGGGGGTTGGGTTAGGCATCTAGGGTCACATCACATGCCTTAGAAATTGGCTGTGGTTGCAAGTCTGGATTTCAACCTTCCGAGCAAGGCATGAAAGTGAACCACTTCTCCGCCCTTTTAGACTCTTCTTAAATTCCAGTTTCATGCCTACGTATCCCATATGATTAACATGATGCAACTGAAAATCAGCGACTGCAGTTTGGATGATATAGTTAGGTCAATCGAATTGCAGTGTTCTGTCCGTAAAACCCAACTCCCGTGCGCATCCTCCTCTTTTCTCACCAAATTTTGGTAGGTGGCGTGCTGAGAGCTACCCTCGCCATCCATCTAAGATAATTTGGGATTTTGCTAACCGAAAAAAATGATCACCAATTTTCAGTCTATGTCACAAAGCAAACAAATGGCAGAATACAGTGTTCACCTTCTCCCAGGTTGCTCAGCACAAATCAAAGATTGCTGGCTTGTCATCGATGGCAGAGTAATCCATCCAGCTCTCTTTTCATTATAGGATTGTTCCAAGTAGTGAATTAACTAGACTTGAACTTGACTAACTCTAATGCCTGTAGGCACTGAACGATACAAGGTGCCTGGAAGAACATCCAGGAGGAGAAGAGGTGTTGATAGAGTCAGCAGGTAAGGACACCACACAGGCATTCAGCGATTTCGGACATAGCAAATTGGTTCAGATGTGACT is part of the Gossypium arboreum isolate Shixiya-1 chromosome 5, ASM2569848v2, whole genome shotgun sequence genome and harbors:
- the LOC108453068 gene encoding 3-oxo-Delta(4,5)-steroid 5-beta-reductase-like; translation: MSWWWAGAIGAAKKKFEEDEAPKSLKSVGLIIGVTGIVGNSLAEILPLSDTPGGPWKVYGVARRPRPNWNVDHPIEYIQCDVSDPNDTESKLSQLTDVTHIFYVTWTNRTSEAENCEINGSMLRNVLRSVIPNAPNLRHICLQTGVKHYLGPFELLGKIQLHESPFTEDLPRLNAPNFYYHQEDILFEEIEKKEGLTWSVHRPAVIFGFSPYSLMNLVGSLCVYTAFCKHEGKPLYFPGSKAAWNCYFEVSDADLIAEQHIWAAVDPYAENEAFNVTNGDVFKWKHLWSVLAEQFGIEEFGFVEGENRGLEEMMKGKEGVWEEIVKENQLQKTSLQEVGNWWFTDAILSAPLQLPLVSMNKSKEHGFLGFRNSQNSFVTWIDKMKAYKIVP